A region of Streptomyces paludis DNA encodes the following proteins:
- a CDS encoding helix-turn-helix domain-containing protein has translation MADGDSSQGVLLSGEENVAVRIKLEREARGWSTNSLSDRMNEAGFDMNPSAVWRIENRKRRINVDEAIGFAEIFGVPLRNLVGPPRLAAMARAMELIDDVVDAYRQTQRANAAFTRARDALDAYLTEHPDIHEEADVMVSNAMAEAATSHMLQTYGPPPGDQPNPSA, from the coding sequence ATGGCTGATGGAGACTCTTCCCAGGGGGTCCTGCTCAGCGGCGAGGAGAACGTCGCGGTACGGATCAAGCTGGAACGCGAAGCGCGCGGTTGGAGCACCAACTCCCTGTCCGACCGCATGAACGAGGCCGGCTTCGACATGAACCCGTCCGCGGTCTGGCGCATCGAGAACCGCAAACGCCGCATCAACGTGGACGAGGCGATCGGCTTCGCCGAGATCTTCGGCGTCCCGCTGCGCAACCTGGTCGGCCCTCCCCGGCTCGCGGCCATGGCCAGAGCCATGGAACTCATCGACGACGTCGTGGACGCGTACCGCCAGACCCAACGCGCCAACGCCGCTTTCACCCGGGCACGCGACGCCCTTGACGCCTACCTCACCGAACACCCCGACATCCACGAAGAGGCCGATGTCATGGTCTCCAACGCGATGGCCGAAGCAGCCACCAGCCACATGCTGCAGACCTACGGACCCCCACCCGGCGACCAGCCCAACCCCTCCGCGTAG
- a CDS encoding tyrosine-type recombinase/integrase, whose amino-acid sequence MARAQKRAPRRSFGAVRKLPSGRYQARYPGSDGVLRPAPDTYETKRDAEVFLAQVQADQTRGNWIDPTVGEVTFGKYATRWIDERGVAPTTDELYRRLLRLHLEPTFGQLYVNVISPSRVRTWRAERLKATGATTVAKSYRLLKAIMETAVEDDMIRKNPCRIRGAGREEADERPVATVVQVFALADVIGLRWRLMVLLGAFASMRPEELAELRRGDIDLDAGSVRVRRAAPELNTGRRAVGAPKSRAGKREIVLPAFVHIDVRRHLDWFAQPGPGGLVFVGEKGAALRGTTFGRKWRKAREAAGLPEGFRFYDLRHTGNTLAADTGAKLKDLMVRAGQSSERAQLIYQHSTKEHQRKLAADIDSDVRRQRARTADGTADGATVHPLVPRARDADGPAVREA is encoded by the coding sequence ATGGCACGCGCGCAGAAGAGGGCGCCTCGCCGCAGCTTCGGTGCAGTCCGTAAATTGCCCTCCGGCCGGTACCAAGCGCGCTACCCCGGCTCGGACGGAGTCCTGCGCCCAGCCCCGGACACATACGAGACGAAGCGCGACGCCGAGGTCTTCCTCGCCCAGGTCCAGGCCGACCAGACGCGCGGTAACTGGATCGACCCGACCGTAGGCGAGGTGACGTTCGGCAAGTACGCCACGCGCTGGATCGACGAGCGAGGCGTCGCGCCCACCACGGACGAGCTGTACCGCAGGCTGCTGCGGCTGCACCTTGAGCCGACGTTCGGACAGCTGTACGTAAACGTGATCAGCCCGTCCAGGGTCAGGACCTGGCGCGCGGAGCGGTTGAAAGCCACGGGGGCTACGACGGTCGCCAAGTCGTACCGTCTGCTGAAGGCCATCATGGAGACGGCGGTCGAGGACGACATGATCCGCAAGAATCCGTGCCGAATCCGTGGCGCAGGCCGCGAGGAGGCGGACGAGCGCCCCGTCGCCACGGTCGTGCAGGTCTTCGCCCTGGCTGACGTGATCGGGCTGCGCTGGCGCCTGATGGTGCTGCTGGGAGCCTTCGCCTCGATGCGCCCGGAGGAACTGGCCGAGCTGCGACGGGGCGACATCGACCTGGACGCCGGCTCGGTACGGGTGCGCCGTGCCGCGCCCGAGCTGAACACCGGCCGCCGAGCCGTCGGTGCCCCCAAGTCCCGTGCGGGGAAGCGGGAGATCGTGCTGCCGGCCTTCGTCCACATCGACGTGCGGCGACACCTGGACTGGTTCGCCCAGCCCGGACCCGGTGGGCTGGTGTTCGTCGGTGAGAAGGGGGCGGCCCTGCGGGGCACCACCTTCGGCCGCAAGTGGCGCAAGGCGCGCGAGGCGGCCGGCCTGCCCGAGGGCTTCCGGTTCTACGACCTGCGCCACACCGGCAACACGCTCGCCGCCGACACCGGTGCCAAGCTGAAGGACCTCATGGTCCGTGCGGGTCAGTCGTCCGAGAGGGCACAGCTGATCTACCAGCACTCCACCAAGGAGCACCAGCGCAAGCTCGCCGCCGACATCGACAGCGACGTACGCCGTCAGCGGGCGAGGACGGCTGACGGCACTGCCGACGGCGCGACCGTCCACCCACTCGTTCCGCGTGCGCGTGACGCCGACGGACCGGCCGTGCGGGAGGCGTGA
- a CDS encoding HAD family hydrolase: MRLALFDLDNTLVDRTEAITRWAQEFAAAKSLGPAAVDWLIKTDDDGLLPKPDFFAQARAHFGLPESAAELQLRYERRYPSHMRCPAAVLDGLTALRTAGWRLGVVTNGLTTVQQAVLDHTGLTAHLDGWCISETESIRKPDPEIFHRTATRCGTDFTDAWMIGDSPEADIVGGQNAGVPTIWISRTRTWPGSLQAPDHTTADIGAALELLLALPPSVHR, translated from the coding sequence ATGCGCCTGGCACTCTTCGACCTCGACAACACCCTCGTCGACCGCACCGAGGCGATCACCCGCTGGGCCCAGGAATTCGCCGCCGCCAAGTCACTCGGCCCTGCCGCCGTCGACTGGCTCATCAAGACCGACGACGACGGCCTCCTCCCCAAGCCGGACTTCTTCGCGCAGGCCCGAGCACACTTCGGGCTCCCGGAATCGGCTGCCGAGCTTCAACTGCGTTACGAGCGGCGCTATCCGTCGCACATGCGCTGCCCCGCCGCCGTACTCGATGGCCTCACCGCTCTCCGTACGGCCGGATGGCGCCTCGGCGTCGTCACCAACGGCCTCACCACCGTCCAACAGGCCGTCCTCGACCACACCGGCCTCACCGCCCACCTCGACGGCTGGTGCATCTCCGAAACCGAGTCCATCCGCAAACCCGACCCCGAGATCTTCCACCGCACCGCCACCCGCTGCGGCACCGACTTCACCGACGCCTGGATGATCGGCGACAGCCCGGAAGCCGACATCGTCGGCGGCCAGAACGCGGGCGTACCCACCATCTGGATCAGCCGCACCCGCACCTGGCCCGGCAGCCTCCAGGCCCCCGACCACACCACGGCCGACATCGGCGCGGCGCTCGAACTGCTCCTCGCCCTGCCCCCGTCCGTACATCGCTGA
- a CDS encoding helix-turn-helix domain-containing protein, which yields MEEAAQRLGTGVRFIRRLIQERRIRYVKLGKPVRIPESALAAYVEERTVDPVRSNRSRYGRAA from the coding sequence GTGGAGGAGGCCGCACAGCGCCTCGGAACGGGCGTCCGCTTCATCCGGCGCCTTATCCAGGAACGCCGTATCCGCTACGTGAAGCTCGGCAAGCCCGTCCGCATCCCGGAAAGCGCGCTGGCCGCGTACGTAGAAGAGCGCACCGTTGACCCTGTGCGCAGTAACCGCTCGCGGTACGGGAGGGCGGCTTGA
- a CDS encoding DUF3631 domain-containing protein — translation MDEATPKTPSLPATPVVWPPVAIPGRPVEPGPPVDGPDPAPASEGEQVLADLRAQIRRYVVLPNEEAFTAVTLWVAATHLQTAWQHAPRLAVVGPAKRCGKSRLLDVITETVHDPLITVNASAAAVFRSITATPPTLLVDEADTLFGSAKVAEKNEEMRGLLNAGHQRNRPTLRVSGPNHEVAKFPTFAMAALAGIGDLPDTIMDRSVVIRMRRRRPGEKVAEFRTVRDTPSLHALRDRLLAWLTPLHTEAMELTPAMPVEDRAADTWQPLVAIADLGGGPWPGLARAACLAMTQHEAQQDQDTSGLGIRLLLDIRRAFTAEGNPPVIRTSRLLDILNKDDETPWPEYTANGLTPRGLQLLLRDYGISSANRRFHGDVQAKGFTRLQFADSWARYCPESTPTATPTPERATGA, via the coding sequence ATGGACGAAGCCACCCCGAAAACGCCATCCCTCCCCGCCACACCCGTCGTATGGCCGCCCGTCGCCATACCCGGCCGGCCCGTCGAGCCTGGACCGCCCGTGGACGGACCCGATCCTGCCCCGGCCTCCGAAGGCGAGCAGGTACTGGCAGATCTGCGGGCGCAGATCCGGCGGTACGTCGTGCTGCCGAACGAGGAAGCCTTCACCGCCGTCACCCTGTGGGTCGCGGCCACCCACCTGCAGACCGCGTGGCAGCACGCCCCGCGACTGGCCGTGGTCGGACCGGCGAAGCGGTGCGGGAAGTCGCGGTTGCTGGATGTGATCACCGAGACCGTCCACGATCCACTGATCACGGTCAACGCCTCGGCCGCAGCGGTGTTCCGGTCGATCACCGCGACCCCGCCCACCCTGCTGGTCGACGAGGCCGACACTCTCTTCGGCTCCGCGAAGGTCGCGGAGAAGAACGAGGAGATGCGCGGACTGCTCAACGCCGGGCACCAGCGCAACCGCCCCACCCTGCGGGTCTCCGGACCCAACCACGAGGTCGCGAAGTTCCCCACCTTCGCCATGGCCGCCCTGGCGGGCATCGGAGACCTGCCCGACACGATCATGGACCGCTCCGTCGTCATACGGATGCGCCGCCGCAGGCCCGGCGAGAAGGTCGCGGAGTTCCGTACCGTCCGCGACACCCCCTCGCTCCACGCGCTGCGCGACCGGCTCCTGGCATGGCTGACCCCGCTCCACACCGAGGCGATGGAGCTGACTCCGGCCATGCCGGTCGAGGACCGGGCAGCCGACACCTGGCAACCGCTGGTCGCCATAGCCGATCTCGGCGGCGGCCCATGGCCCGGCCTCGCCCGCGCCGCCTGCCTGGCCATGACCCAGCACGAGGCCCAGCAGGACCAGGACACCAGCGGCCTGGGAATCCGGCTGCTCCTCGACATCCGCCGCGCCTTCACCGCCGAGGGCAACCCGCCGGTGATCCGCACCAGCCGACTCCTCGACATCCTCAACAAGGACGACGAGACCCCCTGGCCGGAGTACACCGCCAACGGCCTCACCCCCCGCGGGCTGCAACTCCTGCTCAGGGACTACGGCATCAGCTCGGCCAACCGCCGCTTCCACGGCGACGTCCAGGCCAAGGGCTTTACGCGCCTGCAGTTCGCCGACTCCTGGGCACGCTACTGCCCCGAGTCCACGCCTACGGCTACGCCCACGCCGGAACGCGCGACCGGCGCCTGA
- a CDS encoding DUF2637 domain-containing protein produces MPSPTTAVTGMPPSASPLLPLAAAIRAGVALLAVAAFALSYDALRQMAAASHIHQALTYAFPLVIDGFIAIGIGALLVLRTAPLSARLYVSALVGIATATSIWANVLHAIRLNQQDRHTGLALDDITVGVISAIAPLALAGAVHFYLLVARRPAAPHGHNSERHTPDAGHKTTAGGQDSGSSPLPVAKADDVAKAATNQVAEPDSRPDTTGGRRPSISLKQAMDIGRTAPLGRAGRVSRRNIEKAVHAEELGIARSRLDEVKELLQAERDKAGTCTS; encoded by the coding sequence TTGCCCTCACCCACCACCGCCGTCACCGGCATGCCCCCGTCCGCTTCGCCGCTGCTGCCTCTGGCCGCCGCGATACGTGCCGGTGTGGCGCTGCTGGCCGTGGCAGCCTTCGCGCTCTCCTACGACGCCCTGCGCCAGATGGCCGCCGCCAGCCACATCCACCAGGCGCTCACCTACGCCTTCCCGCTCGTCATCGACGGCTTCATCGCCATCGGGATCGGCGCCCTGCTCGTCCTGCGTACCGCGCCGCTCTCCGCCCGCCTCTACGTCTCGGCGCTGGTCGGCATCGCCACCGCCACAAGCATCTGGGCCAACGTCCTGCACGCCATCCGCCTCAACCAACAGGACCGCCACACCGGCCTCGCCCTCGACGACATCACCGTCGGCGTCATCTCCGCCATCGCCCCACTCGCCCTCGCCGGAGCCGTCCACTTCTACCTCCTCGTCGCCCGCCGCCCGGCAGCTCCCCACGGCCACAACAGCGAACGCCACACCCCAGACGCCGGCCACAAAACCACGGCGGGAGGCCAGGACAGCGGCTCGTCACCGCTGCCAGTCGCGAAGGCCGACGACGTGGCGAAGGCCGCCACGAACCAAGTGGCGGAACCCGACAGCCGACCCGATACGACGGGCGGTCGCCGCCCCAGCATCTCCCTGAAGCAGGCCATGGACATCGGCCGCACAGCCCCGCTCGGACGGGCCGGCCGCGTCTCGCGCCGCAACATCGAGAAAGCAGTCCACGCCGAGGAACTCGGCATCGCCCGAAGCCGCCTGGACGAGGTCAAGGAGCTACTGCAGGCCGAACGAGACAAGGCCGGCACCTGCACCAGCTGA
- a CDS encoding MobC family plasmid mobilization relaxosome protein — MAEALGHQGVPEEETPVVTEPRLPRAADEAALHRVARRRARKETQRKERVDVRYSTDEKTDILAMARSLNIAAAHYVGALVMAHVHGDLALPGHRTPVDDLIDELNALRTQVAKIGTNINQIARVLNSGGHPHPQDTTVLAQAERTLNAVATTVTAIDVTSDHTASTKQAA; from the coding sequence GTGGCGGAGGCACTCGGGCACCAGGGGGTGCCCGAGGAGGAGACGCCCGTCGTCACGGAGCCACGGCTCCCTCGTGCCGCCGACGAAGCCGCGCTGCACCGCGTCGCCCGCCGCCGCGCCCGTAAAGAAACCCAGCGCAAAGAACGCGTCGACGTGCGCTACAGCACCGACGAGAAGACCGACATCCTCGCCATGGCCCGGTCGCTGAACATCGCCGCCGCCCACTACGTCGGCGCCCTCGTCATGGCCCACGTCCACGGCGACCTCGCCCTGCCCGGCCACCGCACCCCCGTCGACGACCTCATCGACGAACTCAACGCCCTGCGCACCCAGGTCGCGAAGATCGGCACCAACATCAACCAGATCGCCCGCGTCCTCAACTCCGGCGGCCACCCACACCCCCAGGACACCACCGTCCTCGCCCAGGCCGAACGAACCCTGAACGCCGTCGCCACCACCGTCACCGCCATCGACGTCACCTCAGACCACACGGCTTCCACGAAGCAGGCCGCCTGA
- a CDS encoding tetratricopeptide repeat protein, producing the protein MDAADLERRARTYDGWIPPWTVSVMVEHGYLDEVAVQAGNGDWYCAKAWSQALIEQGQRDAALDVLAPFAEAGWWGAAGVVAEILDGWGRTDEAIALARPYVADGEPLALAYLARLLARHGRGEEAFELLRTHTKDWFLAEALVDVSAGLGRDEEVADLLKSHVEALQGADVWRAEPWNAVELLATVRERQGRVDEAVTLLHTRWATLVNGQDQLADLLARHDRLPELREYIAGQGGEDAARHLAQLLEERGDVEGAIEVLRPFAVAGSPNAAFWLAELLTRYDRVDEAVEVLRPVPGQIGDPEWVVRALWTLLVDHGREDEALAFIDELAAQSGGMWFELFCERVWLLSHCGRTEQAITELRARPEAGTWYGVSRLADLLADAGRLDEAIEVLRPTCETGRNETDLAQLLIRQGRIKEAVALLHRRTTSLPPDADPWASAS; encoded by the coding sequence GTGGACGCTGCTGATCTTGAACGACGGGCCCGTACCTACGACGGGTGGATACCGCCCTGGACGGTCTCGGTGATGGTCGAACACGGCTACCTCGACGAGGTGGCGGTTCAGGCGGGCAACGGGGACTGGTACTGCGCGAAGGCGTGGTCGCAGGCGCTGATCGAGCAGGGCCAGCGGGACGCGGCGCTGGACGTGCTCGCCCCGTTCGCCGAGGCGGGCTGGTGGGGTGCGGCCGGAGTGGTCGCTGAGATTCTTGACGGCTGGGGACGTACCGACGAGGCGATCGCCCTGGCACGGCCGTACGTGGCGGACGGCGAGCCGCTCGCCTTGGCGTATCTGGCGAGGCTGCTGGCCCGGCACGGCCGTGGCGAGGAGGCGTTCGAGCTGCTGCGTACGCACACCAAGGACTGGTTCCTCGCCGAGGCGTTGGTCGATGTCTCTGCCGGCCTGGGCCGGGACGAAGAAGTGGCCGACCTACTGAAATCGCACGTCGAGGCTCTGCAGGGGGCGGACGTGTGGCGCGCCGAGCCCTGGAACGCCGTGGAGCTGCTGGCCACGGTACGTGAGCGGCAGGGCCGGGTCGATGAGGCGGTGACCCTCTTGCACACTCGCTGGGCCACGCTGGTCAACGGTCAGGACCAGCTGGCCGACTTGCTGGCTCGTCACGACCGTCTGCCCGAACTGAGGGAGTACATCGCCGGGCAAGGCGGTGAGGATGCCGCCCGCCACTTGGCCCAGCTGCTTGAGGAACGAGGGGACGTCGAAGGCGCCATCGAGGTACTTCGGCCTTTCGCTGTGGCCGGTTCACCGAACGCGGCGTTCTGGCTGGCCGAGTTGCTGACCCGGTACGACCGCGTCGATGAGGCCGTCGAGGTTCTGCGCCCGGTACCGGGCCAAATCGGCGATCCCGAGTGGGTGGTCCGAGCACTGTGGACGCTGCTGGTCGACCACGGCCGCGAGGACGAGGCGCTGGCGTTCATCGACGAACTCGCGGCGCAGTCCGGCGGCATGTGGTTCGAGCTGTTCTGCGAACGCGTCTGGCTCCTGTCCCACTGCGGCCGAACAGAGCAGGCGATCACGGAGCTGCGCGCCCGTCCCGAGGCCGGCACCTGGTACGGGGTATCACGCCTCGCCGATCTGCTGGCCGACGCAGGCCGACTGGACGAGGCCATCGAGGTCCTGCGGCCCACCTGCGAGACCGGAAGGAACGAGACCGACTTGGCGCAGCTGCTCATCCGCCAAGGACGCATAAAGGAAGCTGTCGCCCTCCTGCACCGCCGAACGACCAGCCTTCCACCCGATGCGGATCCTTGGGCGTCGGCAAGCTGA
- a CDS encoding 3-oxoacyl-ACP synthase III family protein, with protein sequence MTAMAAAPAGGLSGARERDAGSGRPRWAGGRGAYSRITQVAVHLPAGRQSAQAVEETLREHSPSLRVPAGLVRRLFGLEERLVAPEGELPSDLAARAVDLLLDRAGVEPGQIDLLLFAAVSADVQEPANGHVVAAKTGLTCPVFDISNACNSVLNALEVADAFIRGGRYRRIVIACGELGTRFSRWSLSSQDDLRTAIASVTGGDMGAALLVEASTEPGITASVFLANSQGWPAATLFNPHQVQNKPLGLHIDPARLLASFHDLDIQAGQWLKEQGVNPNELGLVCVHQPSVPFVRTFCERMGIDVNTVVPTFAHTGNVSAATLPLQLARALDEGRLRRGTRVALFGLASGASVGVMLIDW encoded by the coding sequence ATGACCGCGATGGCGGCCGCACCAGCCGGTGGACTGTCCGGTGCTCGCGAGCGCGATGCCGGCTCGGGCCGCCCTCGGTGGGCGGGTGGTCGGGGCGCGTACAGCCGGATCACACAGGTGGCCGTCCACCTGCCCGCCGGCCGCCAGAGCGCGCAGGCCGTAGAGGAGACGCTGCGCGAGCACAGCCCGAGCCTGCGAGTTCCGGCCGGGTTGGTGCGGCGGCTGTTCGGGCTGGAGGAGCGCTTGGTCGCCCCCGAGGGCGAACTGCCGTCCGACCTCGCGGCCCGCGCCGTCGACCTGCTGCTGGACCGGGCGGGCGTGGAGCCGGGCCAGATCGACCTGCTGCTGTTCGCCGCCGTCAGCGCCGATGTCCAAGAGCCCGCCAACGGCCATGTCGTGGCAGCGAAGACGGGCCTTACCTGCCCGGTCTTCGACATCTCCAACGCTTGCAACAGCGTGCTGAACGCCCTCGAAGTCGCCGATGCCTTCATCCGCGGCGGCCGCTACCGACGGATCGTCATCGCATGCGGCGAACTGGGAACCCGGTTCAGCCGGTGGTCACTGTCCAGCCAGGACGACCTGCGAACGGCCATCGCCTCCGTGACCGGCGGAGACATGGGTGCCGCCCTCCTCGTCGAGGCATCCACCGAACCCGGGATCACCGCCAGCGTCTTCCTGGCGAACTCCCAGGGCTGGCCCGCCGCAACCCTGTTCAACCCCCACCAGGTCCAGAACAAGCCGCTGGGCCTGCACATCGACCCCGCGCGACTGCTCGCCTCCTTCCACGACCTGGACATCCAGGCCGGGCAGTGGCTCAAGGAGCAGGGCGTCAATCCGAACGAGCTCGGCCTCGTCTGCGTTCACCAGCCGTCCGTTCCCTTCGTCCGCACCTTCTGTGAACGCATGGGAATCGACGTCAACACCGTCGTGCCCACCTTCGCGCACACCGGCAACGTGAGCGCTGCCACACTCCCCCTCCAGCTCGCCCGTGCCCTCGACGAGGGCAGGCTGCGCCGGGGAACACGGGTGGCGCTGTTCGGCCTGGCCAGCGGTGCCAGCGTCGGCGTGATGCTGATCGACTGGTGA
- a CDS encoding relaxase/mobilization nuclease domain-containing protein: MIAKITSGKNTAKLIGYLYGPGRANEHTDPHLVASWDGFAPDPGRTNNFKATKQRLANALDLRVKQAGDHAPDQHVWHCSVRAAPEDRLLTDDEWAAIANRVVAATGIAPDDDPDGCRWIAVRHAPDHIHIAATKVRGDLRPARHWNDYLTADRELATIEKEYGLREVVRGDRTAAPRPTRAEKEKAQRAGQVMTAREQLRTTVRTAVSIAAGPEEFLALLTGIDSMLVEIQRFPSGDIRGYKVALPDDTNAAGEPVWFSGSKLAPDLSYPKIHERLTAVEPVDRRRTNPWHQATATTERIPTHLDHGDDNAAQAHLAAFGEALDALPRLAPEHIRPQLRQAATAFERATRSRIHAEHHHARALRGAVRAMRTQPVTGDGALLAMFLDAAILAVIAATRWHDLRHHQQQTIAARETLEHLRTAYAQAAPEPLATLVRNNTPPRTVERYAEQLRSVVPAHADRITADPSWDALAGALATAEEAGHDPARILQQAAQIKPLDDARSPGEVLVWRVHRLAQRQAPSARALAAQARTTVPGATVRPARSLPSVPQPPMSAPPPQRHR; encoded by the coding sequence ATGATCGCCAAAATCACCAGCGGCAAGAACACCGCCAAACTGATCGGCTACCTCTACGGCCCAGGACGGGCCAACGAACACACCGACCCCCACCTGGTCGCCTCCTGGGACGGCTTCGCCCCCGACCCCGGCCGCACCAACAACTTCAAGGCGACCAAGCAGCGCCTCGCCAACGCCCTGGACCTACGGGTGAAACAGGCCGGCGACCACGCCCCCGACCAGCACGTGTGGCACTGCTCGGTCCGCGCCGCACCCGAGGACCGCCTCCTCACCGACGACGAATGGGCGGCCATCGCCAACCGTGTTGTGGCCGCCACCGGCATCGCACCCGACGACGACCCCGACGGCTGCCGATGGATCGCTGTACGCCACGCCCCCGACCACATCCACATCGCCGCCACCAAAGTACGAGGCGACCTCCGCCCCGCCCGACACTGGAACGACTACCTCACCGCGGACCGCGAACTCGCTACCATCGAGAAGGAATACGGGCTACGCGAGGTCGTACGCGGCGACCGCACCGCCGCCCCACGCCCCACCCGCGCCGAGAAGGAGAAAGCCCAGCGAGCGGGGCAGGTGATGACGGCGCGCGAGCAACTGCGCACCACGGTCCGCACCGCCGTATCCATCGCGGCCGGCCCCGAGGAATTCCTCGCCCTGCTCACCGGAATCGACAGCATGCTGGTCGAGATCCAGCGCTTCCCCTCAGGCGACATCCGCGGCTACAAAGTCGCGCTCCCCGACGACACCAACGCCGCGGGCGAACCGGTCTGGTTCTCCGGCTCCAAGCTCGCACCGGACCTGTCGTACCCCAAGATCCACGAACGCCTGACCGCCGTCGAGCCCGTCGACCGACGCAGGACCAACCCCTGGCACCAGGCCACCGCCACCACCGAACGCATCCCCACCCACCTCGACCACGGCGACGACAACGCCGCCCAGGCCCACCTCGCCGCCTTCGGCGAGGCCCTCGACGCCCTCCCCCGCCTCGCGCCCGAGCACATCCGGCCCCAGCTCCGGCAAGCGGCCACCGCCTTCGAACGCGCCACCCGCTCCCGTATCCACGCCGAACACCACCACGCCCGCGCCCTGCGCGGCGCCGTACGCGCCATGCGCACCCAGCCCGTCACCGGCGACGGAGCCCTCCTCGCCATGTTCCTCGACGCCGCGATCCTCGCTGTCATCGCCGCCACCCGCTGGCACGACCTCCGCCATCACCAGCAACAGACCATCGCGGCCAGGGAAACTCTGGAGCACCTGCGCACCGCGTACGCACAGGCCGCACCCGAGCCACTCGCCACTCTCGTCCGGAACAACACACCGCCGAGGACCGTCGAGCGCTATGCGGAGCAACTACGTTCCGTGGTCCCCGCCCATGCCGACCGGATCACCGCGGACCCGTCGTGGGATGCCCTGGCCGGCGCGCTCGCGACCGCCGAGGAGGCAGGCCACGACCCCGCAAGGATTCTCCAGCAGGCAGCCCAGATAAAGCCGTTGGACGATGCGCGGTCCCCCGGCGAGGTTCTCGTCTGGCGCGTACACCGACTCGCCCAGCGCCAGGCTCCAAGCGCTCGCGCGCTCGCCGCCCAGGCTCGTACGACCGTGCCCGGTGCGACGGTACGCCCTGCCCGAAGCCTGCCGAGCGTCCCGCAGCCACCGATGTCGGCGCCGCCGCCGCAGCGGCATCGCTGA
- a CDS encoding phosphotransferase family protein: MTTNPPPAAHPATQAVTTFTGRRLSLVTPLHGGRSHTTLLAYDTTTGAPVVLKTGGDPLKIHHEARALTALAALPSTPCPQLVEASRIRMPHSRPPSQPCLVLRHIPGRHPRTPDDYRALGAALALWHTTPTTTFRAFAISPTDLIRPARSYAATTAPHLTQLLDTLVPLHAHSWAEPVLTHGDAGPANTLVNRGRAVLLDCENSALAHPGLDLGRALFLTDLEEPTDQNPSRIESLLSGYTSHRPLPDRLTQWMSAAGLGIAAWRHAHRARIDVPPPDEALARAEYWVRASPF; the protein is encoded by the coding sequence ATGACCACCAACCCGCCTCCCGCAGCCCACCCCGCCACACAGGCGGTCACCACCTTCACCGGCCGTCGGCTCAGCCTCGTCACACCTCTGCACGGCGGCCGGTCGCACACCACCCTCCTCGCTTACGACACCACCACCGGTGCCCCGGTCGTACTCAAAACCGGCGGCGACCCCCTGAAGATCCACCACGAGGCCCGCGCACTGACCGCGCTCGCGGCTCTCCCCAGCACCCCGTGCCCGCAGCTTGTAGAGGCGTCCCGGATCCGGATGCCCCACAGCCGTCCCCCTTCACAACCGTGCCTCGTCCTGAGGCACATCCCCGGCCGGCACCCACGAACTCCGGACGACTACCGCGCCCTCGGCGCCGCTCTCGCCCTCTGGCACACCACGCCGACCACCACCTTCCGCGCTTTCGCCATCAGCCCCACCGACCTCATACGACCGGCTCGGAGCTACGCCGCCACCACGGCACCCCACCTCACCCAGCTCCTGGACACCCTCGTCCCACTCCACGCACACAGCTGGGCGGAACCGGTACTCACCCACGGAGACGCGGGCCCCGCCAACACGCTCGTCAACCGAGGCCGAGCCGTCCTCCTCGACTGCGAGAACAGCGCTCTCGCCCACCCCGGGCTCGACCTCGGACGGGCCCTGTTCCTCACCGACCTCGAAGAGCCGACCGACCAGAACCCCTCCCGTATCGAATCCCTCCTGTCCGGCTACACCAGCCACCGCCCTCTACCCGACCGGCTCACCCAATGGATGTCAGCCGCCGGCCTCGGCATCGCGGCCTGGCGCCATGCGCACCGAGCCCGTATCGACGTCCCGCCACCGGATGAAGCCCTCGCCCGAGCCGAGTACTGGGTGAGAGCCTCCCCGTTCTGA